In Eriocheir sinensis breed Jianghai 21 chromosome 50, ASM2467909v1, whole genome shotgun sequence, one genomic interval encodes:
- the LOC126982209 gene encoding LOW QUALITY PROTEIN: nucleic acid dioxygenase ALKBH1-like (The sequence of the model RefSeq protein was modified relative to this genomic sequence to represent the inferred CDS: inserted 2 bases in 1 codon), whose product MDKEKETKTDVDRFKDVFKYYKRRQPPPDLSQAIDVDSLSEVTVLPAPTVSEEDQRAAQVSGLMPPHTWAIHSLVRHPGLLVVRNPFTRAGQLAWARRCLCELPCATNETNLASHGIHLTPDRTWWSLCRMSEGRRGGLRHKLRWVTLGYHHNWDTKEYSEESRGEMPESLVELCGVVARVLGLGEGEGAGVKEVFRAQAAIINYYXHNAFGPHTDHSEPYVTAPLLSFSFGQSAIFLIGGQTKASKPSAVLLHSGDLVVMSGPSRLCYHAVPRILPREEWRRARRMRRKKEEEVEEEEPWLTESCGLGNEDKNEDMNRRKEESEGKKRNEEGMEEDEEDKGKNKENKDKKDMKRRNEEIGRDKIEEDEREKEEERKEREEMEVEIKSEEKEDKERKKKNENKECQQEELIKEKKSEREEEEEDEAEEPIKRRRKTEEEEEQGNKGKKKDDNGENNENNDKSINKENSDRSNENNDIENRDNDDDDDDDTADILEYLRECRINMNVRQVLPPDKDSLPS is encoded by the exons atggacaaagagaaagagacaaagacagacgtgGACAGGTTCAAGGATGTCTTCAAGTACTACAAGAGGAGACAACCGCCACCAGACCTGAGTCAGGCCATTGATGTCGACTCATTAAGTGAG GTCACAGTGTTGCCAGCTCCCACAGTGTCAGAGGAGGACCAGCGGGCAGCACAGGTGTCAGGACTCATGCCCCCACACACCTGGGCCATCCACTCCCTCGTTAGGCACCCAG GCCTGTTAGTGGTACGGAACCCCTTCACCCGCGCCGGGCAGTTGGCGTGGGCACGGCGTTGCCTGTGTGAGCTGCCCTGTGCCACCAACGAGACCAACCTGGCCTCACATGGCATACACCTCACCCCCGACAGGACCTGGTGGAGCCTCTGTCGCAT GAGTGAGGGCCGCAGGGGTGGGCTGAGGCACAAGCTGCGTTGGGTCACTCTCGGCTACCACCACAACTGGGACACCAAG GAATACAGCGAGGAGAGCCGAGGAGAGATGCCTGAGAGCCTGGTGGAGCTGTGTGGGGTGGTGGCGAGGGTGCtggggctgggggagggggaaggtgcgGGAGTGAAGGAGGTGTTCCGAGCGCAGGCAGCCATCATCAACTACTA CCATAATGCCTTTGGCCCACACACTGACCACTCCGAACCATATGTTACCGCACCTTTGCTCtcgttcag ttTCGGGCAGAGCGCAATCTTCCTCATCGGTGGGCAGACCAAGGCAAGCAAACCAAGTGCTGTTTTGCTACACAGCGGGGACTTGGTGGTGATGTCCGGACCCTCCAGACTCTGCTACCATGCCGTCCCGCGGATACTGCccagggaggagtggaggagggccaggaggatgaggaggaagaaggaggaggaggtggaagaggaggagccatGGTTAACTGAATCTTGTGGACttggaaatgaagataaaaatgaagatatgaatagaagaaaagaggaaagtgaaggtaagaagagaaatgaagaaggaatggaggaagatgaagaagataaagggaagaacaaagagaataaagataaaaaggatatgaagagaaggaatgaggaaataggaagagataagattgaggaagatgagagagagaaagaagaggagagaaaagaaagggaagaaatggaagtcGAAATAAAgagcgaagagaaagaagataaagagaggaagaagaagaatgaaaacaaagaatgcCAACAGGAAGaattgataaaggaaaagaagagcgaaagagaggaagaagaggaggatgaagcagaagaaccaataaagaggaggaggaagacagaagaagaagaggaacaaggaaacaaagggaaaaagaaggatgataatggtgaaaacaatgaaaataatgataagagtATAAACAAGGAAAACAGTGATAGAAGTAATGAAAACAATGATATAGAAAAcagggataatgatgatgatgatgacgatgatacagCAGACATCCTAGAGTACCTTCGTGAGTGTAGGATTAACATGAATGTCCGACAAGTCCTTCCCCCTGATAAGGACTCCCTCCCTTCATGA
- the LOC126982025 gene encoding transcription factor Adf-1-like: MNLDERLIIEVQQYPGLYDQTSPDYRDLRKKETMWQAVADSLGLHVRECQARWRVLRDKFAREMRKNVNAKKAGASALQVYQGSWALMSHLMFLTSHVRHRTAQGPLKKKTPSEAGISEEEEECDLSDEEPPSPSPPLTKRIKTEVDSYQSSKESSALWQGTLEWEADAERLFCLSLVPVMRRLDPDKRSLAKLHIQRLLHNLEFPQVKVELRSG; encoded by the exons atgAACCTGGACGAGCGGCTCATCATCGAGGTGCAGCAGTACCCGGGCCTGTACGACCAGACCAGCCCCGACTACCGCGACCTGCGCAAGAAGGAGACCATGTGGCAGGCCGTGGCCGACAGCCTGGGCCTGCACG TCCGCGAGTGCCAGGCGCGGTGGCGCGTGCTGCGGGACAAGTTCGCTCGTGAGATGCGGAAGAACGTGAACGCGAAGAAGGCGGGAGCCAGCGCCCTGCAGGTGTACCAGGGCAGCTGGGCGCTCATGTCACACCTCATGTTCCTCACCTCGCACGTCAGGCACAGGACCGCGCAGGG accGCTGAAGAAGAAGACCCCCTCGGAGGCAGGCAtctcagaggaagaggaggagtgtgaccTTAGCGACGAGGAGCCTCCATCCCCGTCTCCCCCGTTGACCAAGAGGATCAAAACCGAAGTGGACTCGTACCAATCCTCGAAGGAATCAAGCGCACTCTGGCAGGGGACGCTGGAGTGGGAGGCGGACGCGGAGAGGTTGTTCTGCCTGTCGCTGGTACCCGTCATGCGCCGCCTCGACCCTGACAAACGCAGCCTGGCCAAGCTCCAcattcagcgcctcctccacAACCTCGAGTTCCCACAGGTCAAAGTGGAGTTGCGGAGTGGGTGA